The following are encoded in a window of Ricinus communis isolate WT05 ecotype wild-type chromosome 4, ASM1957865v1, whole genome shotgun sequence genomic DNA:
- the LOC8266037 gene encoding uncharacterized protein LOC8266037: MGCWSAENATNAYLKTLRMGQKAKEPDVAEFISALAAGNNAQLMVVACASSAASTVLALVAAAHQTGGRVICVLRGHEELESLRQCLGIDACHVQFVIGEAQNLLLTHYSEADFVLVDCNLENHEGILAAVEGSSRRKRNGAVVVGYNAFTKGSWWSSRAKTQLLPIGEGLLVTRIAASGRIHRSSSCGHGKKSSHWVVKVDKCTGEEHVFRVR; encoded by the exons atgggTTGCTGGTCTGCTGAGAATGCTACAAATGCCTACCTCAAGACCTTGAGAATG GGCCAAAAGGCAAAAGAGCCAGATGTAGCTGAATTCATTTCAGCATTAGCAGCAGGCAACAATGCACAACTAATGGTCGTCGCATGTGCCAGTTCCGCTGCTTCCACCGTGCTAGCTCTAGTGGCTGCAGCACATCAAACTGGTGGGAGAGTGATTTGCGTCCTTCGTGGTCACGAAGAGTTAGAATCGTTGAGACAATGCCTAGGCATCGATGCGTGTCACGTTCAGTTTGTCATTGGAGAAGCTCAAAACCTTCTACTAACCCACTATAGCGAAGCAGATTTTGTGCTTGTTGATTGTAACCTGGAAAACCATGAAGGCATTCTCGCAGCAGTTGAAGGAAGCAGTCGCAGAAAACGAAATGGTGCAGTTGTTGTGGGGTATAATGCATTTACTAAAGGATCATGGTGGTCTAGCAGAGCAAAAACTCAATTACTGCCTATTGGAGAAGGTTTATTAGTAACTAGAATAGCAGCAAGTGGAAGGATTCATAGGAGTAGTAGCTGCGGTCATGGAAAGAAGAGTAGTCATTGGGTTGTTAAGGTTGATAAATGCACCGGTGAAGAACATGTTTTCAGAGTCAGATAA
- the LOC8266039 gene encoding 40S ribosomal protein S13, whose amino-acid sequence MGRMHSRGKGISASALPYKRTPPSWLKISSQDVEENICKFAKKGLTPSQIGVILRDSHGIAQVRSVTGSKILRILKAHGLAPEIPEDLYHLIKKAVAIRKHLERNRKDKDSKFRLILVESRIHRLARYYKKTKKLPPVWKYESTTASTLVA is encoded by the exons ATGGGTCGTATGCACAGTCGCGG TAAGGGTATCTCGGCTTCAGCTTTGCCTTACAAGAGAACACCACCAAGTTGGCTCAAGATCTCTTCTCAGGAT GTTGAGGAGAACATTTGCAAATTTGCAAAGAAGGGGCTTACTCCTTCTCAGATTGGTGTAATTCTCCGTGATTCTCACGGTATTGCTCAAGTTAGGAGTGTTACTGGTAGCAAAATCTTGCGTATCCTCAAGGCTCATG GTCTTGCGCCTGAAATCCCTGAGGATTTGTACCATCTTATCAAGAAGGCTGTAGCAATTAGGAAGCATTTGGAGAGGAACAGAAAGGATAAGGATTCCAAGTTCCGTTTGATTCTTGTTGAGAGCAGGATTCACAGGCTCGCACGCTactacaagaaaacaaagaagcTTCCTCCCGTCTGGAAATA CGAATCAACCACTGCTAGCACTTTGGTGGCCTAG
- the LOC8266040 gene encoding chloride conductance regulatory protein ICln isoform X2, protein MVLGLRQFTERRGDGTGEPVLDTENGEELMHVQPGVAVVIGNRSAESSGTLFISTKKVIWLSDVDRAKGYAVGFLSISLHAVSRDPEAYPSPCIYTQIETEADEDESDSSDSESNEIFDLAKVTEMRFVPSDPTQLDTLFQIFCQCAELNPEPLNEDDEGGNNWVFSADQMAEDDDPEWHFSQNPTSSIGHSNGDHDVARRVLELQINDQRFEDPDEMDQEDRSSH, encoded by the exons ATGGTATTAGGGCTCAGACAATTCACTGAGAGAAGAGGAGACGGTACAGGAGAGCCGGTTCTCGACACCGAGAATGGTGAGGAACTGATGCACGTCCAGCCCGGCGTCGCCGTCGTCATAGGAAATCGTTCCGCAGAATCATCGGGAACTCTCTTTATCTCCACCAA GAAAGTGATATGGTTGAGCGATGTGGATAGAGCAAAAGGGTATGCGGTTGGTTTCTTGTCTATTTCGCTTCATGCAGTATCAAGGGATCCGGAAGCTTATCCCTCCCCTTGCATTTATACTCAG ATTGAGACAGAAGCTGATGAAGATGAATCAGACAGTTCAGATTCGGAAAGTAATGAGATATTTGACTTAGCCAAAGTCAcagagatgagatttgttccTTCAGATCCTACCCAAT TGGATACTCTGTTTCAGATATTCTGTCAATGTGCTGAGCTAAATCCCGAACCTCTTAATG AGGATGATGAAGGAGGGAATAATTGGGTTTTTAGTGCTGATCAAATGGCAG AGGATGATGATCCGGAATGGCATTTCTCTCAAAATCCAACTAGTTCGATTGGTCATTCAAATGGGGATCATGATGTAGCTCGTAGAGTGCTTGAG CTTCAAATCAATGATCAGCGGTTTGAAGATCCGGACGAGATGGATCAGGAGGATCGCAGCAGTCACTAA
- the LOC8266041 gene encoding LOW QUALITY PROTEIN: flavonoid 3'-monooxygenase CYP75B137-like (The sequence of the model RefSeq protein was modified relative to this genomic sequence to represent the inferred CDS: deleted 1 base in 1 codon), whose amino-acid sequence MSTTRVAATIVAAFLIIFWYSWLMNKSKTISPPLPPGPRGLPLVGNLPFVEPEFHRYFAKLSEIYGPIFKLQLGRKTCIVIGSNFLAKQILKGRDAIFANRDPPVVALAATYGGLDIAWRPNSEGWRKLRKVCVREMMSNTTLDACYMLRRRELRKMVKEVYEKVGSPVNIGEQIFLTILNIILSMLWGEALHDKDRKGIGVELQQAVLEIVELLGKPNISDLYAALAKLDLQGIESKINKLRQWFDTIFESVIADHNYVDQAKSKISKEFLQFLLEHMKQGDNKSTFSITELKALFMDIIVAGTDTKSTTVEWAMAEILKHPEVMAKIHEELERVVGNNNIVEESQLPELPYLEAVIKETLRLHPPIPLLIPHSPSISCTVAEYTIPKGLRVFFNVWEIQRNPDAWNDPLEFQPDRFLKEAGKSDYWGNDFNFLPFGSGRRVCAGIPLADRMVKHALATLLHSFDWKLEEGTELDLTEKFGIVLKKMTPLVCIPTAKLSTAESYC is encoded by the exons ATGTCGACCACCAGAGTGGCAGCAACGATTGTTGCTGCATTTCTTATCATTTTTTGGTATTCCTGGTTGATGAACAAATCAAAAACAATTTCTCCCCCATTGCCACCCGGCCCGCGAGGTTTGCCTCTGGTAGGAAACCTTCCTTTTGTTGAACCTGAGTTTCATCGTTACTTTGCCAAATTGTCTGAAATTTACGGGCCAATCTTTAAACTTCAATTGGGTAGGAAAACTTGCATTGTCATTGGCTCCAACTTCCTTGCTAAACAGATCCTTAAGGGCCGGGACGCAATCTTCGCTAATCGTGATCCTCCTGTAGTAGCACTAGCTGCCACATACGGTGGCCTTGACATAGCGTGGAGGCCAAATAGTGAAGGATGGCGAAAGCTTCGAAAGGTTTGTGTTCGAGAAATGATGAGCAACACTACTCTTGATGCTTGTTACATGTTGCGGAGACGAGAGCTCCGCAAAATGGTGAAGGAAGTATACGAAAAGGTTGGTTCACCTGTTAACATAGGCGAGCAAATATTTCTTACCATTCTAAATATCATCCTGAGCATGCTATGGGGCGAAGCGCTCCATGACAAGGATAGGAAAGGAATTGGGGTTGAGCTTCAGCAAGCGGTTCTAGAGATTGTTGAATTGTTAGGGAAACCTAATATTTCTGACCTTTACGCTGCCCTTGCAAAGTTAGACTTACAGGGGATAGAATCGAAAATTAACAAGCTGCGGCAGTGGTTTGATACGATTTTTGAGTCTGTGATTGCTGACCATAATTACGTCGATCAAGCTAAGAGCAAGATAAGCAAGGAATTTTTGCAGTTTTtgttggagcatatgaagcaAGGAGATAATAAATCCACCTTCTCCATTACTGAACTCAAGGCTCTTTTCATG GACATTATTGTTGCGGGAACAGACACAAAATCCACTACAGTAGAGTGGGCAATGGCAGAAATCCTGAAACATCCAGAAGTAATGGCAAAGATTCATGAAGAACTGGAAAGAGTAGTAGGGAATAATAACATTGTAGAAGAATCTCAATTACCAGAGCTTCCCTACTTGGAAGCAGTAATCAAAGAAACTCTTCGACTACACCCACCCATTCCTCTCCTTATCCCACACAGCCCTAGTATATCCTGTACGGTTGCCGAATACACCATTCCTAAGGGTTTAAGGGTGTTC TTCAATGTATGGGAGATACAGAGGAATCCCGATGCTTGGAATGATCCTTTAGAGTTTCAACCTGACAGGTTCCTAAAAGAAGCTGGAAAAAGTGATTACTGGGGAAATGACTTCAATTTTCTTCCGTTTGGATCTGGGAGGAGGGTATGTGCTGGCATTCCTTTAGCAGACAGGATGGTTAAGCATGCACTAGCTACCCTTTTACATTCTTTCGACTGGAAATTGGAGGAAGGGACCGAGCTTGATTTAACCGAGAAGTTTGGTAttgttttaaagaaaatgacaccGCTAGTCTGCATTCCGACTGCAAAGTTATCTACTGCAGAGTCATACTGTTGA
- the LOC8266040 gene encoding chloride conductance regulatory protein ICln isoform X1 has product MVLGLRQFTERRGDGTGEPVLDTENGEELMHVQPGVAVVIGNRSAESSGTLFISTKKVIWLSDVDRAKGYAVGFLSISLHAVSRDPEAYPSPCIYTQIETEADEDESDSSDSESNEIFDLAKVTEMRFVPSDPTQLDTLFQIFCQCAELNPEPLNEDDEGGNNWVFSADQMAGDDAEDDDPEWHFSQNPTSSIGHSNGDHDVARRVLELQINDQRFEDPDEMDQEDRSSH; this is encoded by the exons ATGGTATTAGGGCTCAGACAATTCACTGAGAGAAGAGGAGACGGTACAGGAGAGCCGGTTCTCGACACCGAGAATGGTGAGGAACTGATGCACGTCCAGCCCGGCGTCGCCGTCGTCATAGGAAATCGTTCCGCAGAATCATCGGGAACTCTCTTTATCTCCACCAA GAAAGTGATATGGTTGAGCGATGTGGATAGAGCAAAAGGGTATGCGGTTGGTTTCTTGTCTATTTCGCTTCATGCAGTATCAAGGGATCCGGAAGCTTATCCCTCCCCTTGCATTTATACTCAG ATTGAGACAGAAGCTGATGAAGATGAATCAGACAGTTCAGATTCGGAAAGTAATGAGATATTTGACTTAGCCAAAGTCAcagagatgagatttgttccTTCAGATCCTACCCAAT TGGATACTCTGTTTCAGATATTCTGTCAATGTGCTGAGCTAAATCCCGAACCTCTTAATG AGGATGATGAAGGAGGGAATAATTGGGTTTTTAGTGCTGATCAAATGGCAGGTGATGATGCAG AGGATGATGATCCGGAATGGCATTTCTCTCAAAATCCAACTAGTTCGATTGGTCATTCAAATGGGGATCATGATGTAGCTCGTAGAGTGCTTGAG CTTCAAATCAATGATCAGCGGTTTGAAGATCCGGACGAGATGGATCAGGAGGATCGCAGCAGTCACTAA
- the LOC8266043 gene encoding 40S ribosomal protein S20-1, whose translation MAAAYGAMKPAKAGLEESPEQIHKIRITLSSKNVKNLEKVCADLVRGAKDKRLRVKGPVRMPTKVLHITTRKSPCGEGTNTWDRFELRVHKRVIDLFSSPDVVKQITSITIEPGVEVEVTIADS comes from the exons ATGGCAGCGGCATACGGAGCTATGAAACCAGCAAAGGCTGGTCTGGAGGAGTCACCAGAGCAGATTCATAAGATCAGGATCACTCTATCTTCCAAAAATGTCAAGAATCTTGAAaaag TGTGTGCTGACTTGGTACGTGGAGCCAAGGACAAGAGATTGAGGGTGAAGGGACCAGTTAGAATGCCTACCAAGGTTCTTCACATTACCACTAGGAAATCTCCATGTGGTGAAG GAACAAATACATGGGACAGATTTGAGCTTCGAGTCCACAAGCGTGTTATCGACCTGTTCAGTTCCCCAGATGTGGTCAAGCAGATCACTTCCATTACAATTGAACCTGGCGTTGAGGTCGAAGTTACTATTGCAGATTCATAA
- the LOC8266038 gene encoding LRR receptor kinase SERK2: MGLAMFLFTVFVFMVKETGVCANSELRALMDIKAALDPEDKYISSWTINGDPCDGSFEGVACNENGQVANISLQGKGLCGKLSPAVDGLKNLKGLYLHYNSLYGEIPKELANLTELSDLYLNVNNLSGEIPPEVGKMENLQVLQLCYNQFTGSIPTHIGSLKKLTVLSLQSNQLTGAIPASLGDLGMLMRLDLSFNHFFGSIPTKLADAPVLEVLDVRNNSLSGNVPLALKRLNEGFLYGNNLGLCGAGFMHLNACNVSDRLNPSRPEPFGPGSTGLPTREIPETANLRLACNHTHCSSSSKSHQASVVVGTIILTIAFIVIGILTFTQYRRRKQRLGSSLEVSDNHVSIDQAKGVYRKNGSPLISLEYSNGWDPLADGRSFSGNEQDVFQSFRFNLDEVETATQYFSEVNLLGKSNFSATYRGILRDGSVVAIKSISKTSCKSEETEFLKGLNILTSLRHENLVRLRGFCCSRGRGECFLIYDYVPNGNLLQYLDLKDGDGHVLEWSTRVSIVKGIAKGIAYLHGHKVNKPALVHQNITAEKVLFDQRYNPLLADSGLQNLLTNDVVFSALKVSAAMGYLAPEYATTGRFTDKSDVYAFGVIVFQVLSGKRKVSDLVRLGAEVCRFQDYIDSCLHGKFFEYEAAKLARIAWLCTHESPIERPSMEAVVQELGNFSSCL, translated from the exons ATGGGCCTTGCTATGTTTCTCTTCACTGTCTTTGTTTTCATGGTAAAGGAAACAGGGGTTTGTGCAAACTCTGAGCTAAGAGCACTCATGGACATCAAAGCTGCGTTGGATCCCGAAGACAAATACATCTCTTCATGGACTATAAATGGAGACCCATGTGATGGTTCATTTGAGGGTGTAGCCTGTAACGAGAACGGTCAAGTAGCTAACATATCGTTGCAAGGAAAAGGGCTTTGTGGAAAGCTATCACCTGCTGTTGATGGGTTGAAGAACTTGAAAGGTCTCTACTTGCATTATAATTCTCTGTATGGCGAAATACCTAAGGAACTAGCTAACTTGACTGAGCTTAGTGACTTGTACTTGAACGTTAATAATCTCTCTGGCGAGATACCTCCTGAAGTTGGAAAGATGGAAAATTTGCAAG TTCTGCAGCTCTGCTATAATCAGTTCACAGGAAGCATACCTACCCACATAGGATCTTTGAAGAAGCTAACTGTTCTTTCTCTTCAATCCAATCAACTTACTGGTGCAATACCCGCAAGTTTAGGGGATTTGGGCATGTTAATGAGACTAGACTTGAGCTTCAATCACTTCTTTGGCTCAATACCCACCAAACTAGCAGATGCTCCTGTGCTTGAAGTACTAGATGTTCGAAATAACTCTCTTTCTGGCAATGTACCACTCG CGCTTAAGAGACTGAATGAAGGATTCTTGTACGGAAACAACCTGGGATTATGTGGAGCTGGCTTCATGCATTTAAATGCTTGCAATGTTTCAGATCGTCTTAATCCAAGCAGACCTGAACCCTTTGGACCGGGTTCTACTGGTCTCCCAACAAGAGAGATCCCTGAAACTGCAAATTTGCGGTTGGCTTGCAACCACACTCACTGTTCAAGCTCATCAAAATCGCATCAAGCTTCAGTTGTTGTTGGCACAATTATCTTAACTATTGCATTTATCGTTATAGGGATTCTGACATTCACCCAGTATCGTCGCCGGAAACAGAGGCTTGGTAGCTCACTTGAGGTTTCTGATAATCATGTAAGTATTGACCAAGCCAAGGGGGTTTACAGAAAGAATGGCTCTCCATTAATCAGTCTTGAGTACTCTAATGGATGGGATCCTTTAGCTGATGGGAGGAGTTTCAGTGGGAATGAGCAAGATGTCTTCCAGAGCTTCAGGTTCAATTTGGATGAGGTAGAGACTGCCACACAGTACTTCTCAGAGGTGAATTTGCTGGGTAAGAGTAACTTTTCTGCAACATACAGAGGTATTTTAAGAGATGGCTCTGTTGTTGCTATCAAAAGCATTAGTAAAACTAGCTGCAAGTCAGAAGAGACTGAATTCTTGAAGGGATTGAATATTTTGACCTCTCTGAGGCATGAGAATTTAGTGAGGTTGAGAGGATTTTGCTGTTCAAGGGGCCGAGGGGAGTGCTTTCTCATTTATGATTATGTTCCCAATGGTAATTTGCTGCAGTATCTTGATCTGAAGGATGGTGATGGCCATGTGCTTGAATGGTCCACCCGAGTTTCTATTGTCAAGGGCATCGCCAAAG GTATAGCCTATTTGCATGGCCACAAAGTGAATAAACCTGCTCTTGTTCACCAAAACATTACAGCTGAAAAGGTTCTTTTCGATCAGCGGTACAATCCATTGCTTGCAGATTCTGGCTTACAGAACCTTCTCACAAATGACGTTGTATTCTCAGCACTCAAGGTCAGTGCTGCCATGGGTTACCTGGCTCCTGAGTATGCAACAACCGGTCGATTCACAGACAAAAGTGACGTATATGCATTTGGAGTGATTGTATTCCAAGTTCTCTCAGGGAAGCGAAAAGTTAGCGACTTGGTACGGCTAGGGGCCGAAGTTTGCAGATTTCAAGATTATATAGACTCCTGTCTGCATGGGAAATTCTTCGAGTATGAAGCAGCTAAGCTTGCAAGAATCGCTTGGCTTTGCACTCATGAGTCTCCTATTGAAAGACCATCTATGGAAGCTGTTGTTCAGGAACTGGGTAACTTTAGTAGCTGTCTCTAG